Proteins encoded together in one Deinococcus hopiensis KR-140 window:
- a CDS encoding ABC transporter permease, whose amino-acid sequence MGSYLIRRILRTLLVMLGISVVVFAFVRSIPGDPAVAMLGERATPAAAAKLREQLGLNKPWFVNYKDPAHLLDAQYPRYVSQLARGNLGTGIKSNIPVRDELASRFPATAELSIAALLFALVIGMPAGILAALRRNSIWDNIATTISLVGVSMPVFWLGLLLAYFFGVKLGWLPPSARLGNENTLQPITNFYVLDALLRGQPAAAWDALRHLILPAIALGSIPLAIIARITRASLLEVLGQDYVRTARAKGLTGRTVTLKHALRNALLPVVTVIGLQAGALLGGAVLTETIFSWPGLGSWVYEAISQRDYPIIQGGVIFAALVVSVVNLLVDLSYATLDPRIQYR is encoded by the coding sequence TTGGGCAGTTACCTGATCCGCCGCATCCTGCGCACCCTGCTCGTCATGCTGGGCATCAGCGTGGTGGTGTTTGCCTTCGTGCGCTCAATTCCCGGTGACCCGGCCGTCGCCATGCTGGGTGAGCGCGCCACCCCCGCCGCTGCCGCGAAACTCCGCGAGCAGTTGGGGCTGAACAAACCCTGGTTTGTGAACTACAAAGACCCCGCGCACCTGCTGGACGCGCAGTATCCGCGCTACGTGTCGCAACTCGCGCGTGGCAATCTGGGCACCGGCATCAAGAGCAACATCCCCGTGCGCGACGAGCTGGCCTCGCGCTTTCCCGCCACGGCGGAGCTGAGCATTGCCGCGCTGCTGTTCGCCCTCGTGATCGGGATGCCCGCCGGCATTCTGGCCGCGCTGCGGCGCAACAGCATCTGGGACAACATCGCTACCACCATTAGCTTGGTGGGCGTCAGCATGCCGGTGTTTTGGTTGGGGCTGCTGCTGGCGTACTTCTTCGGCGTCAAGTTAGGCTGGCTGCCCCCGAGCGCCCGCCTGGGCAATGAGAACACCCTGCAGCCCATCACCAATTTCTACGTGCTTGATGCCCTGCTGCGCGGTCAACCTGCTGCGGCGTGGGACGCACTGCGGCATCTGATTTTGCCTGCCATCGCGCTCGGCAGCATTCCGCTGGCGATTATCGCGCGCATCACCCGCGCCAGCCTGCTGGAGGTGTTGGGGCAGGACTACGTGCGGACGGCCCGCGCCAAGGGCCTCACGGGCCGCACCGTGACCCTCAAGCACGCGCTCAGAAACGCCCTCTTGCCCGTGGTGACCGTGATCGGCCTGCAGGCCGGGGCCCTCCTCGGCGGCGCGGTGCTCACCGAGACCATCTTCTCGTGGCCGGGCCTGGGCTCGTGGGTGTACGAGGCGATCAGCCAGCGCGACTATCCGATCATTCAGGGCGGCGTGATTTTCGCGGCGCTGGTGGTCAGCGTGGTCAACCTGCTGGTGGACCTGAGTTACGCGACGCTGGACCCCAGGATTCAATACAGGTAA
- a CDS encoding ABC transporter substrate-binding protein has protein sequence MKKLLLTALLATLPTAGAATLVFGANGDPVSLESGNITDGISILVQRQIYDTLVDFKDGTTDTTPGLATSWKANKDATSWTFNLRRNVKFHDGTPFNADAVVFNVSRWWDKSHPYGFRDQGRTFEIMGDLLGGFKGDATAVIKNIVKVNDYTVRFDLNKPSSVFPSVIGAGYFGIASPTAIKKDGAKYGTPASTPVGTGPFIFQSWRTGDRVILSPNKSYWGAKPRVDSLVVRAIKDASQRLNELKAGTIDFTNDLTPDALKSVQSDKNLVAVKRPSFNVGIVSMNNRNQYLKNDKVRQAISMAINKKAIADAFWNGLGTSNASFLPPVLGWANSKDVPADYKFDPAAAKKMLADAGYPNGFSLDFWYMPVSRPYFPNPKPISEAIAADLSAIGIKVNLKTEDWAKYLDDRNKEPGFDMYMIGWTGDYGDPDNFYSAYYGANASDDINWNPANVETLLQQGRAAVGQAEKAKIYSQLHEITYRENYRIPVVHSNPLAAARTYVKGWVPSPLGSEAFNTITVTGKK, from the coding sequence ATGAAGAAACTGCTTCTCACTGCCCTGCTTGCCACCCTCCCGACCGCCGGGGCCGCCACGCTGGTGTTCGGCGCGAACGGCGACCCCGTCAGCCTGGAATCCGGCAACATCACCGACGGCATCTCCATCCTGGTGCAGCGCCAGATCTACGACACCCTGGTGGACTTCAAAGACGGCACCACCGACACCACCCCCGGCCTGGCGACGAGCTGGAAGGCCAACAAGGACGCGACGAGCTGGACCTTCAACCTCCGGCGCAACGTAAAGTTCCACGACGGCACGCCGTTCAACGCTGACGCCGTGGTGTTCAACGTGAGCCGCTGGTGGGACAAGAGCCACCCCTACGGCTTCCGCGACCAGGGCCGCACCTTCGAGATCATGGGCGACTTGCTCGGCGGCTTCAAGGGCGACGCCACCGCCGTTATCAAGAACATCGTGAAGGTCAACGACTACACGGTGCGCTTCGACCTGAACAAGCCTTCGAGCGTGTTCCCCAGCGTGATCGGCGCCGGGTACTTCGGCATCGCCAGCCCCACGGCAATCAAGAAGGACGGCGCCAAATACGGCACGCCGGCCAGCACCCCCGTGGGCACCGGGCCCTTCATCTTCCAGTCGTGGCGCACGGGTGACCGGGTGATCCTCAGCCCCAACAAGAGCTACTGGGGAGCCAAGCCGCGCGTGGACTCGCTCGTCGTCCGCGCGATCAAAGACGCGTCGCAGCGCCTGAACGAACTTAAAGCGGGGACCATCGACTTTACCAACGACCTGACGCCCGACGCCCTGAAGAGCGTGCAGAGCGACAAGAACCTCGTGGCGGTTAAACGGCCCTCGTTCAACGTGGGCATCGTCAGCATGAACAACCGCAACCAGTACCTGAAAAACGACAAGGTGCGTCAGGCGATCTCCATGGCAATCAACAAGAAGGCCATCGCCGACGCCTTCTGGAACGGACTGGGCACCAGCAACGCCTCCTTCCTGCCCCCGGTGCTCGGCTGGGCCAACTCCAAGGACGTGCCCGCCGACTACAAGTTCGATCCGGCAGCGGCCAAGAAAATGCTGGCGGACGCGGGTTACCCCAACGGCTTTTCCCTGGACTTCTGGTACATGCCCGTCAGCCGCCCGTACTTCCCCAATCCCAAGCCCATCTCGGAAGCGATTGCGGCGGACCTCAGCGCGATTGGCATCAAGGTCAACCTTAAGACCGAGGACTGGGCCAAGTACCTCGACGACCGCAACAAGGAACCCGGCTTCGACATGTACATGATCGGCTGGACGGGCGACTACGGCGACCCGGACAACTTCTACAGCGCCTACTACGGCGCGAACGCCAGTGACGACATCAACTGGAACCCCGCCAACGTCGAGACGCTGCTGCAGCAGGGCCGCGCCGCTGTCGGCCAGGCCGAGAAGGCCAAGATCTACTCGCAGTTGCACGAGATCACCTACCGCGAGAACTACCGCATTCCGGTGGTCCACTCCAACCCCCTGGCTGCCGCCCGCACGTACGTGAAGGGCTGGGTGCCCAGCCCCCTGGGCAGCGAGGCGTTTAACACCATCACCGTAACGGGCAAGAAGTAA
- a CDS encoding ABC transporter permease, giving the protein MTTLSPPQAKPKRQPSIFWRRFRRSTPGKTGAVIVALFALLALLAPVIKPYDPTTDRNYRLNLKPPSVEALWNKDTADIYRDPVSGQVNAWAAPFGTDNLGRSVATRVLHGAQLSLKVGVLSTLLALVVGTLLGTVSGYFGGWLDALTGYLSDVMLAFPSILLAIGFASIFSSDNPPLLIRGMDQLFALHSPQLVTAMLAVSLVQVPVYVRLARAVVLSVREREFVQAAGALGATQSRMIFRHVLPNSLSPLIVQGALSIATATIEVAALGFLGIGAQPPLPEWGTMISDSRQYYVDAPWTMVFPGLAIFLTVLGFNLLGDGLRDVMDPRSTQ; this is encoded by the coding sequence ATGACCACCCTCTCCCCTCCCCAGGCCAAGCCAAAGCGGCAGCCCAGCATCTTCTGGCGGCGCTTTCGGCGCTCCACTCCGGGCAAAACGGGGGCTGTCATTGTGGCGCTGTTCGCGCTGTTGGCGCTGCTCGCCCCCGTGATCAAGCCCTACGATCCCACCACAGACCGCAACTACCGCCTGAACCTCAAGCCGCCGTCCGTCGAGGCGCTGTGGAATAAGGACACCGCAGACATCTACCGCGATCCGGTGAGCGGGCAGGTAAACGCTTGGGCCGCGCCCTTTGGCACAGACAACCTCGGCCGCAGCGTCGCCACACGCGTGCTGCACGGCGCGCAACTCAGCCTGAAGGTGGGCGTGCTCAGCACCCTGCTGGCGCTTGTTGTGGGCACGCTGCTGGGCACCGTCTCGGGGTACTTCGGCGGGTGGCTGGACGCGCTCACGGGCTACCTCAGCGACGTGATGCTGGCGTTTCCGTCCATCCTGCTCGCCATCGGCTTTGCCAGCATCTTTTCCAGCGACAACCCACCGCTGCTGATCCGGGGGATGGACCAGCTGTTTGCGCTGCACAGCCCGCAGCTCGTGACCGCCATGCTGGCCGTGTCGCTGGTGCAGGTGCCGGTGTATGTGCGCCTGGCCCGCGCCGTGGTGCTCAGCGTGCGCGAGCGCGAGTTCGTGCAGGCGGCGGGCGCGCTGGGGGCCACCCAGAGCCGCATGATCTTTCGGCACGTGTTGCCCAACAGCCTCTCGCCGCTGATCGTGCAGGGCGCGCTGAGCATCGCCACCGCCACCATCGAGGTCGCCGCGCTGGGTTTTCTGGGCATCGGCGCGCAGCCGCCCCTGCCGGAGTGGGGCACCATGATCAGCGACTCGCGCCAGTATTACGTGGACGCGCCGTGGACAATGGTGTTTCCCGGCCTCGCCATCTTCCTGACCGTGCTGGGCTTCAACCTGCTCGGCGACGGCCTGCGAGACGTAATGGACCCGCGCAGTACGCAGTAG
- the recN gene encoding DNA repair protein RecN: MTRKARATTAPAPTLVPSAPTAPQGAGPLLSRLEVRNLATIRDLALEFRPGFSAFTGETGAGKSIIVDALGLLLGGRANTDLVRTGEEHLLVTGFWGEGEDISASRRVTAQGRSTARLDGEVVSVRELGEWAAPRLTIHWQHSAVSLLTPANQRSLLDRQVGAEVEAYVAAYRAWTEARNRLEALRTGERERARQLDLLTFQVREIAEVAPQPGEEEPLSAELGRLANLETIAQGAAGALELLSEGEANAAALISEAVRALNAGAKYDETSAQLQNELREALESVQAVAGELRGVAEDSAPDPEELARVEGRLSALGKLRAKYGPTLEDVLAFHADATRELAALTRDEQDAGTLEADVEKLLEEVRRAGRALDGARTGTSGPLAASLLAVIRELGMPHARLEFRLSPLGQPGPHGLSDVAMYFTANPGEDLGPLADVASGGELSRVMLAISTVLGAETPAVVFDEVDAGIGGAAALAVAAQLARLARERQVLAVTHLAQIAARADQHYKVEKQLEGGRTVSRVRLLGPQERLEEIARMLSGNTSDAAISHARELLSGREAEGLPSASVRGQAEPPR; the protein is encoded by the coding sequence GTGACCCGCAAGGCCCGCGCCACCACCGCTCCTGCCCCCACCCTGGTTCCCTCCGCGCCCACCGCACCACAGGGGGCGGGGCCGCTGCTTTCCCGGCTGGAGGTCCGCAACCTGGCGACGATTCGGGACCTGGCCCTCGAGTTTCGCCCGGGCTTTTCGGCCTTTACCGGCGAGACGGGCGCGGGCAAGAGCATCATCGTGGACGCGCTGGGGCTGCTGCTGGGGGGGCGGGCCAACACGGACCTGGTTCGCACGGGCGAGGAGCACCTGCTCGTGACCGGCTTCTGGGGGGAGGGCGAGGACATCAGCGCCAGCCGCCGCGTGACCGCCCAGGGCCGCAGCACCGCCCGGCTCGACGGCGAGGTCGTCAGCGTGCGCGAACTGGGCGAGTGGGCCGCGCCCCGCCTGACCATCCACTGGCAGCACAGCGCGGTGAGCCTGCTGACCCCAGCCAACCAGCGCAGCCTGCTCGACCGCCAGGTGGGGGCCGAGGTGGAGGCCTACGTGGCAGCGTACCGCGCCTGGACCGAGGCCAGGAACCGTCTGGAGGCCCTGCGTACAGGCGAGCGCGAGCGGGCGCGGCAACTCGATTTGCTGACCTTCCAGGTGCGTGAAATTGCGGAGGTGGCCCCGCAGCCTGGCGAGGAAGAACCCCTCTCGGCGGAGCTGGGCCGCCTGGCGAACCTCGAAACCATCGCGCAGGGAGCGGCGGGCGCGCTGGAACTGCTCTCGGAAGGCGAGGCGAACGCGGCGGCCCTCATCAGCGAGGCAGTCCGGGCGCTGAACGCGGGTGCGAAATACGACGAGACGAGCGCCCAGCTCCAGAACGAGTTGCGTGAGGCCCTGGAGAGCGTGCAGGCGGTGGCGGGCGAACTGCGCGGCGTGGCCGAGGACAGCGCTCCAGACCCGGAGGAACTCGCCCGGGTGGAAGGCCGCCTCTCGGCGCTGGGCAAGCTGCGCGCCAAGTACGGGCCCACCTTGGAGGACGTGCTCGCTTTCCATGCCGACGCCACGCGGGAACTCGCCGCCCTGACCCGCGACGAGCAGGATGCGGGCACGCTGGAAGCCGACGTGGAGAAGCTGCTGGAAGAGGTGCGCCGCGCCGGGCGGGCGCTGGACGGGGCGCGCACGGGCACGTCGGGTCCCCTCGCCGCCAGTCTGCTGGCGGTCATCCGCGAGCTGGGGATGCCCCACGCGCGTCTGGAATTCCGCCTCTCGCCCCTGGGCCAGCCCGGACCGCACGGCCTGAGCGACGTGGCGATGTACTTCACCGCCAACCCCGGCGAGGACCTGGGACCGCTCGCGGACGTGGCCTCGGGCGGTGAGCTGTCGCGCGTGATGCTGGCCATCAGCACGGTGCTGGGGGCCGAAACGCCCGCTGTGGTCTTCGACGAGGTGGACGCGGGGATCGGCGGCGCGGCGGCATTGGCGGTGGCGGCGCAGCTCGCGCGGCTGGCCCGGGAGCGGCAGGTTCTGGCCGTGACCCACCTCGCCCAGATCGCCGCCCGCGCGGACCAGCACTACAAGGTGGAAAAGCAGCTGGAGGGTGGGCGAACGGTCAGCCGCGTGCGGCTGCTCGGCCCGCAGGAGCGCCTGGAAGAGATCGCCCGGATGCTCAGCGGCAATACGTCGGACGCGGCCATCTCGCACGCGCGGGAGTTGCTGTCGGGGCGGGAGGCGGAGGGTTTGCCCTCCGCCTCCGTCCGGGGCCAGGCCGAGCCGCCCCGGTAG
- a CDS encoding shikimate dehydrogenase: MSAPDAPLALIGYPSPTARALRDLGLIAVGVPVDDLPAVLEACRVLRFTGALVHPSQERAVVGAVSPDPDARRAGRVDAVVLTGGVGGGGAHGTYSLTDALMDTVEASGYAARGASALFVGSGTDLSQALPLVRLGFAQVGLAADTVPEAERLARDLPASVRGYALSRRDPTLRSLAERADLIVLTGGTLPPGLLQPYHTLADLTGHAQTGASGAARLDLSGLPGLRLSRQLLQATGQRFLPEALGGVVGVLG; this comes from the coding sequence ATGTCCGCCCCCGACGCGCCTCTCGCCCTGATCGGTTATCCCTCGCCCACCGCCCGCGCGCTGCGGGACCTCGGTTTGATCGCCGTGGGGGTGCCCGTAGACGATCTGCCCGCGGTGCTGGAAGCGTGCCGCGTGCTGCGCTTCACGGGCGCGCTCGTCCACCCCTCGCAGGAGCGGGCCGTGGTGGGAGCGGTGAGCCCCGATCCCGACGCGCGGCGGGCAGGTCGGGTGGACGCGGTGGTCCTTACGGGAGGCGTGGGCGGTGGCGGCGCGCACGGCACCTACAGCCTCACCGACGCGCTGATGGATACGGTGGAGGCCAGCGGCTACGCGGCGCGCGGCGCGTCGGCCCTCTTCGTGGGGAGTGGCACGGACCTCTCGCAGGCGCTGCCGCTTGTGCGCCTCGGCTTTGCGCAGGTGGGCCTCGCCGCTGACACCGTGCCTGAGGCCGAGCGCCTGGCCCGTGACCTGCCCGCCAGTGTGCGCGGCTACGCCCTGAGCCGCCGCGACCCCACCCTGCGCTCGCTCGCCGAGCGCGCGGACCTGATCGTCCTCACGGGCGGCACCCTGCCCCCCGGCCTCCTCCAGCCCTACCACACCCTCGCAGACCTCACCGGGCACGCCCAGACGGGTGCCAGCGGAGCCGCCCGCCTGGACCTCTCCGGGCTGCCCGGTCTGCGCCTCTCCCGCCAACTGCTTCAGGCCACCGGACAGCGCTTTCTGCCCGAGGCACTGGGCGGGGTGGTGGGCGTTTTGGGCTAG
- a CDS encoding AraC family transcriptional regulator, with protein MRFRNYAPDARLRGLVQDYWEMDEVVLDHHEQHHTLPERSIRLTFATGHSWRQVGQSWVKAPPATLSGLILQPQPSVVLGEVRALVAELYPWGARQLLGWNAATPQAELDALVSGTSAGREIVALLELGEWEAARQVLEAWLLSLLNGHAAEAGKGVEAAERIYRALGKVRVADLAEELNLSPRQLERLFAGQVGVSAKTLARLVRFEEAHFRIRQAPDTSVADLAFDLGFFDQAHLIKEFRALTLMTPRAFAELSARRLEDTPLEGWVPR; from the coding sequence GTGCGGTTCAGGAACTATGCCCCGGACGCCCGGCTGCGCGGGCTGGTGCAGGACTACTGGGAGATGGACGAGGTGGTGCTGGACCACCACGAGCAGCACCACACCCTGCCCGAGCGCTCCATCCGGCTGACCTTCGCTACCGGGCACAGCTGGCGGCAGGTGGGGCAGTCCTGGGTGAAAGCACCGCCCGCCACCCTGTCGGGCCTGATTCTGCAACCCCAGCCCTCTGTGGTACTGGGTGAGGTGCGGGCGCTTGTGGCCGAACTGTACCCCTGGGGCGCGCGTCAACTGCTGGGCTGGAACGCCGCGACGCCGCAGGCCGAGCTGGACGCGCTCGTTTCGGGCACCTCTGCGGGCCGAGAAATTGTGGCCCTCCTGGAACTGGGCGAGTGGGAAGCGGCCCGGCAGGTCCTGGAGGCCTGGCTGCTGTCATTGCTCAACGGGCATGCCGCGGAGGCGGGCAAGGGCGTGGAGGCCGCCGAGCGGATCTACCGCGCACTGGGCAAGGTCCGTGTGGCCGATCTGGCCGAGGAGCTGAACCTCAGTCCTCGGCAACTGGAGCGGCTGTTCGCAGGACAGGTGGGGGTGAGCGCCAAGACCCTCGCGCGCCTCGTGCGCTTCGAGGAGGCCCACTTCCGCATCCGTCAGGCTCCCGATACCTCGGTGGCAGATCTGGCCTTCGATCTGGGCTTTTTCGATCAGGCGCACCTCATCAAGGAGTTCAGGGCCCTCACCCTGATGACCCCCCGCGCCTTCGCCGAACTCTCAGCCCGGCGTCTGGAGGACACGCCGCTGGAAGGCTGGGTGCCCCGCTGA